A segment of the Sphingopyxis sp. OAS728 genome:
CCCACGCCGACGTTCGACAGCGTGCCGCCCGAGCTGCCCGCGCTCACCCGTCCCGCGGTGCTGATTATCAGCAAGACCAACGGCTATCGCCATGACAGTATTGCAGAGGCGGTGCCCGCGATCGAAGCGCTCGTAAAGGCGCGCGGCTGGAGCAGCTTTGCGACCGAGAACGCCGCAGTGTTCAACCCGCGGCAACTCGCCAAGTTCGACGTCATCGTCTTCGCGAGCGCGAGCGGCGACATTTACACGTCCGATCAGCGCGCCGCGTTCCAGTCGTGGATCGCTAACGGCGGCGGCTTCGTCGGACTTCACAGCGCGGGCGACGGCAGCCACCCCGACTGGGTCGTGAAGATACGCGGCAATGGCAAATTCGTCGGCCATCCGGGCGGCACCGACCAGTTCCAGACGGCCAATCTGATCGCCGCCGACCGCAGCCACCCCGCCACGCGCCACCTGTCCGCGCTCTGGCCGTGGACCGACGAATTTTACAGCTGGGACGCTCCGCCCGCCGCCGACGCGCATATCCTCCTCAGCCTCGACGAAACGAAGATGCGGCTCGACCCGAAGCTGCGGATGGGCGACCACGCACTCGCCTGGTGGCGCTGCGAAGGCCGTGCCCGCATCTTTTACTCGGCGCTCGGGCACAAGGCCGAAGCTTGGTCCGACGCCATCCATCTGCGCATGGTCGATGGCGCGATCGCCTGGGCCGCACGCGAGGAAGGAATGGGCTGCGGTTAGTCGTCGGGTGTGACCGACGGCGCCCAGACCGACTCTGCTGCCTTGCCCAGCGCATCTGCAGCATAGATGCTCGCCGCCGACCCCGACCGCGCGCCATAGAGCCAGACCAGCGCGTCGAGGATTGCCGCCGCGCTGTCGCGCGAGATCGCCGGCGCCCACCCGTCGCGGTCGCGATTATCTATCTCGATCGCATCGAGCAGCGCCGCCGCGGCGGCGGACGATTGCGCGCCGTCGCCGTTCATCGCGTCTTCGGACGCGCCGGCTTTTCGAGATTGGCCTCGACTGCCGCGCGGACCAGCGCCTTGAACGCGGCCTCGTCGACGCTATCGCCCTCGAACAGGTCGATCGCGCGCCGCGTGTTACCGTCGAGGCTCGAATTGAACAGCTTCTTCGGGTCGGCCAGCCCCGCGCCCTTGGCAAAGGTCAGCTTGACCTTGTCCTTATAGGTTTCGCCCGTGCAGAGGATCCCGGCATGTTCCCACACCGGCACGCCTGCGGGGTTCGTCGGCTTCTGCCACTTCACCGTCTCCTCGACGTCGGGATCGGCGGCGTGGATCAGCGCGCGCAGCTTCGCCAGCGTGTCGCCGCGCCAGTCGCCGAGCCCCGCGATCTTCGCATCGATCAGGTCCGCCGCCATGCTGTGCTCCTCACATCTTTTCGCCGGGCAGCGCCGCGGCCTGCTTCACCCAGTCAGCGAACGCCGCCTCGTCGACCTTGTCGTCTTCATGGATATGGAAATAGCGCGTGTCGCCGCTCTTCGACGCAACCGGCGGCACCGGATCCAGCGATTGGCCGCGAAAGAAGGCGACCTTGATATATTTGTCGAAGCAATGGATGCTCAAGAACCAATGCGTCGGCTCGTCGCCCTGCCCCGGCGGACCATAGAGCGGCGAGTTCCACTTCACCGCCTTCGCGACCCCCGGAACGCTCTTTTCGATCAGCGCGTCGAGCCGCTTCCACACCGCCGACTTCCGCCCCGGCATCGCCGCGATATAGGCCTGCACCGGCGCGTCGCCATAGCCTTTCGGTATCTGCGGATTGCCGCCCGACAGCAGGACGACCTTCTTGTCGGCCATGGAATCGCGCTCCCTTCTTTCATCGGCAAAAGAACGCGATAGCCGCGGCGAGTCAAGCTAACCCGCGATCTCCGCCGTCGCCGCGCGCTCGATCGCGGCGCGCCAGTGGCGCTGTACCGGCAGCAGGAAAATCTCCGTCAGCGCGCGCTCGATCTCGTCGGCGGTCAGGTAACGCCGGTCGATGCGTCCGTCGACGAGCCGCGTCGTCAGCCGGTTGTCGCGCAGGCCATAGCGCGCCTCGGCGGTCGTGCGCGCCGCGCTCAGCTGGTGGCGGAAATGCGAGTCCGGATGCGCCGACGTGTACCAGTTTCCGATCTCATAATCTATCGCGGGCGGCGGCGCGTCGTCGATACGGTACAGCGTCCGCCATTCGCCCTCGATCAGCGCCGCAACCTGCCACGCGTCGCCGTGCCGCACGATGCGATAGGTCTCGTGCCGCGTCGGCTGCGGTTCCTCGCTGTCCATCACGAGCGGAGCAGGCGGTACCGTCGCGCCGAAACCGACATCGACGAGCCACGGCCGGCCTTCGAGCTTCACCCGAACCACCATGTGCGTGCGCGGGGTCGGCGGCGCATCGTCGGGCAGCATCCAGCGCACGCGGCCGATCAGCCCCTCGGCGTCGAACCCGATCGCCTGCAGCACGCGAAGGAACAGGCCATTTTGTTCGAAGCAATATCCCCCGCGCCGCCGGCCGATCAGCTTGGCGTCGACCGCGTCTGCGCCGATATCGACCCCTGCGCCGGTCAGCGCGTCGATCGCCTCGAACGGGATCGCGGCGATATGCGCCGCCTGCAACGCCGCGAGCACCTCGATCGTCGGCGCCACCGGTCCGCGATAGCCGATCCGCGCGAGGTAGCGCGGCAGGAAGGCCGCGGCGGGCGCATCGCTGTCGGAGTCGGCGGGACCCGAAGGCGTGGCAGCGGGATAGTGCAACATGGACAATGCTCCGTTCGCGAATCAACTGTCCGGCCCTTATGAAAGCTCAAGCCCGGTTGAGATCAAGCGCCGATTGACGAGGCCGCTCCCTGTCCCGCAAAACGCCATCATCTTGGTAACTTAGCCATTGCGGGCGGCCCCGCACTGCGGCAGACGCGTTGCACAACATAAGTCGCATAACAGAAACATTTCAGGGAGCCCCTCATGCGCACCACGACTTATTCCCGCTTCACCGCCGCGCTCGTCCCGGCCACGTTGCTCTTTACAGCCGGCACGGCCAATGCCGCGACCTGCGAGGAAGCCTTCGTCAAAAAGGGCAATCCGATCACCGCGCTGCGCTTCACCGCCGCGGTGACCGTCGCCGACCTGCCCCCTGCGGTCGCCATCGGCCAGATGCGCGGGATCGTCGCGGCGAAGGGCTATGACATCATGGCCGACGAGGCCGAATATGGATCGATGCTGATCGAACAGCCGATGACCGGCACCGTGCGCGCCTTTCCGATCCAGATCACTGCGACGCAAACCGGCGGAATCGGTACTGTCGTTATGGAAGCCAAGCTGCGCGCGGGCCAGTCGGTCGGCAGCGATGCGGCGAAGGCCGAAATGTGCGGCATCCTGAACCAGATCAAGGGCGGCAAGGCGGGCGCTGCCGCTGCCAAGAAGGGCGCGACCGCGACGACCGTCGCCGCCGCGCCGGTGAAGATCAGCGCCCTCGGCTTCTCGCAGCAGGTGTCGAAGGACACCGAACGCAATTCGGCGGGCATTCTCACTCGCTACAAGGGCAAACAGTTCACGATCGACGGTTCGGTCGCCTATGTCACCAAGGACGGCAAGGATTTCCGCGTCGGCTACAAGATCCCCGAACCTTGGGAACAGGCAATCCGCCTGCCGAACCAGGCGCCGTTCAAGACCGATATCGTCTGTTATATGGCGCCCGGACAGGCCGCCTATTCGCTCCAGCTCAAACCCGACAAGGGCATCAAACTGACTGGCACCGTCGAGGATTTCGATGAATATAAGCATGTGATCTGGCTGAAGGACTGCCGCCCGGCGCAGTGAAGGGGCGGTATAGCGACGGGAGGGACGTCATGCGCGAAATGATAGCGGCGGCGCTGGCTTTCGGCATGGCAGCTCCCGCCCTTGCTGCCGATGCGCCGGCGGACGAGGTGGCGAACCTCCGCGCCTTCGCCGACGCATTCGACGCCGCGCAGATCGCGCAGGACCGTGCCGCTCTCGACCGCATGGTCGCCGACGATCTTGTCTTCATCGACGGCAGCGGCAAACGGTACGGCAAAGCGTTTTTCATCGACGGCTGGACCGGCGCCGACGATGATTACGACCCGGTCACGCTGACCGATCGCGTCATCCTCCCGCTCGGCAAGGATGTGGGCCTCGCCAGCGCCGAGACGATCCTGTCGGGCCGCTCGGCGGGCACGCCCTTCCGCGTCCGCATCCGCTTCACCGATATTTTCAGGCGCCAAGGCGACAGCTGGCAGGCGACCTATATCCATGTGACGCGGATGGCGCTGGAAGACGCGCCAAAACCTTGACACGTACGCGCCGCGTGGTCCGCTGGACGGTCCGCGTGGTCGGGCTGCTGCTGTTTCTGCTCCTGCTTTTCGCGCTGGTCCTCGCTGTGAACGGGTGGAACGCCTTCGGGCGGGCGCCGTCGGGCCCGCGGCTCGAAAAACTCGAACGCTCGCCGCATTGGAAGGACGGCGCCTTTTCTAACGGTCGCGGCGGCTGGATCGACCGGCAGGCGGCCTATCGCGGGCTGCTCACCGCATCGGCGGTCACCGAGCCCGAGCCCGGCGCACCGGTTCCGGCCTCGCGCACCGACCCCGCCACCCTCGCGCGCCTCCCCCCCAGCGGGCTACGCATTACCTGGTTCGGTCATAGCTCGACCCTCGTCGAGATCGACGGCAAGCGCATCCTCGTCGACCCGATGTGGGGCGAGCGCGCCTCACCGGTCGGCTGGCTCGGCCCCGCGCGCTGGTACGCGCCGCCGATCGCGATTGCCGACCTGCCGCCGATCGACGCCGTGGTGATCTCGCACGACCATTATGACCATCTCGACCAGAGCACGATCCGCGCGCTCGACAGCCGCGGCACGGCCTTCATCGTCCCGCTCGGTATCGGCTCGCACCTTGCCTATTGGGGCGTCGACGAAAAGAATGTCGTCGAACTCGACTGGTGGGGCGAGAAGCGGATCGGCGACGTCGCCATCGTCGCGACTCCCGCACGCCACGCCTCTGGCCGCCTCGGCAGCCAGAGCAACCAGACTTTCTGGGCGGGCTATGCGCTGATCGGGCCGAAGCACCGCGTATGGTATTCGGGCGACACCGGCTTCGCCCCCGAATTTGCCGAGATCGGCAAGCGCCTCGGCCCCTTCGACGCGACCCTGCTCGACACCGGCCAATATAATCCCGCCTGGCCCGACAATCATCTCGGCCCCGAACTCGCGGTCGAGGCGCACCGGCTCGTCGGCGGCAAGACGCTGATCCCGATCCATTGGGCGCTGTTCAACCTCGCGCCGCACGCATGGACCGGACCGCCCGAGCGCATCCTCGCCGCCGCGCGCTGCGTCGGGGTCCGCCTCGCGATGCCGCGGCCGGGCGAAAGCATCGATCCGGCGACCGCGCCGCCGCCGACGCGCTGGTGGCCGAGGCTTGCATGGCAAACCGCGGCGCAAAAGCCGCAGGTCGCAACGCTCGACGGCGATCCCGCGCACCGCGTCGCGATTGCGCCGTGCAAGGCGCCTTGAACATCGTGATTCGACTCTCTCGGCAAATGAGAACATAATAGGAACATTGATCCGATTCGGAGGAATGGATGATGGACCCGATGTTCCGCTATTTTCTGGGCTTTCAGGTGGCCGCCGACCGCGCGGGCTGGCTCGCGCGGCAATTGCCCCCCGTTTCGGGCGATCTGTTCGCGGGGCTCAAGCCGCAGAATTATCACCTCACGCTCTGCACAATCGCAGAAACGCTGGCGCAGCACCCGTTCCTGCGCCAGCGCGTCGCGGCAGCGTTCGCATCGGGTCTCCCCGCCGCTAGTCACATTCCCCTTGGACGCATCATGAGCCGGGAGGTGGGAGCCGAACTCACTACTGTCGGAAGCATCGGCGGCATTCGCCATCTCTATGAGGGCGTCGTCGCGCGTCTTGCGGCGCAGGGCATCGAGCCGATGCATCGCAAGTCGGGCCTCCGCCCGCACATCACGCTCGGCTATGGCCGGAACGAAGGGTTCGACCCGGTTCCGGTAGCGTGGAACGGGACCCCGCGAGAGCTGGTGCTGATCGAAAGCCATATCGGCCACCGACGCCACCGCGTATTGCAGCGCTGGACGCTCGAGCCGCCCGCGCAGGGCGCCTTCGCCTTCATGGAAGACGAGCTGCCCACGCCACTGCGCCGCGCCGCCTAGCCTTCGAGGCTGTGCTCAAGCGTGATCTCGCAGTTGAGCAGCTTCGACACAGGGCAATTCTTCTCGGCTTCCGCGGCGATCGCAGCGAACTCGTCGGCGCTAATCCCCGGCACCTTGCCCGTCAGCGTCAGCGCCGACTTGCTGATCTGAAAACCGCCATCGACCTGGTCGAGCGTCACCGCGGCGCTCGTCTCGAGCGTGTCGCCATTATAGCCCGCGCGCGCGAGTCCGAACGACAGCGCCATCGTGAAACAGGCGGCATGCGCCGCGGCGATCAGCTCCTCGGGGTTCGTTCCCGGCTGCCCTTCGAAGCGCGTCCCGAAACCATAGGGCTGTGCATTGAGGACGCCCGACTTGGTCGTGATCGACCCCTTGCCTTCCTTGCCAAAGCCTTCGTAGCGGGCGGATGCGCGATTGACGGTCATGGTCGTATCTCCTCTTGGGGGTGAGTCTCGTGCCTGTTTCTACATCAAGGGGCCGGCGGGGGCATACCGACAAAGGTATAACCGCACCCTTCCTTCGATCAGGTCATCCTTCGATCAGGCGAGCCCGCGCCGCATGCCAACCCGCTTCCATGCCTTTTCATGAAAGAAGAATGCGACAGCATTGATACAGGGCTCGATGATCGCGATCCCGCCCGCGAGCGCGACCGATCCGGTCATCACATAAGCGACGCTGAACCCGATGGTCAGGTGGATCGAAAGATAGGTGAAGGTCTTTATCAGATCGAGGGGCATGACCCGTCTCCGGCAACTGCGAACCCGCACAAGTTAAGAACGGTTCGCAACAAGCGCCAGATATACCTTTAGGTCAGTCTGATCGATTTTCCCGCACGACGCCCGCCCGGTCGAGTTCGGGGCCCAACCGCCCCGTCAGCCACATCGCCCACATTTTGAAATCGGCGCCAAGGCTCCACAGCGGATAGGTAAAGGTCGCCGGCCGGTTCTTCTCGACTCCGAAATGCGCGACCCATGCGAAGAAATAGCCCGCCACCGGCAAGGCGATCAGCCACCCCCAGCGCCCCGCCACGACCGCGGCAACCGCGATCAGTACGACGAGGCTCGTCCCGATATAATGGAGCGCGCGCGTCGACGCCTTGCTGTGCTCGCGCAGGTAAAAGGGCCAGAATTCGGCGAAGGTCGTATATTGGCGCGCCATCGCGCAATGCTGCCTTCGCCCGCGCCGCGGGTCAACTAGAGGCTGCGCGCCGCCTCGTCGATCAGCGCCGCGACTTCAGCTGGCCGCGATGCGAGCGACGCGTGGCCGGCGTCGAGCGTGATGACCTTTCGCGCACCGAGCCGCCCCGACATCATCGTCTGGTTCGCCGGGGCGATCATCCGGTCTTCGCTCGAAATCTGGTACCAGCTCGGCTTCACCCGCCACGCCGGATCGCTCACCGCCTCGCCAAAGGTCGACGCAAGCGGCGCCTTTTGCGTCACCGCCATCACCAGCGCCTCGTCGGCGCTGACATCCTGACAGAAGCTTTCGTGGAACTTGTCGGGCTTGATCCAGAGATAGCCATCGCCGTCGGGCGCAAGATTTGCGGCGCCCGCGGGCGGATGCTGCTGCGTCAGCGCGCCGAGGCTCTCGCCCGCGTCGGGCGCGAAGGCCGCGATATAGACGAGCCCCGCCACATTCGGCGCCGTTCCCGCCTCGGTAATCACCGCGCCGCCATAGCTGTGCCCGACGAGCAGCACGGGCCCGTCGACCTGCGCCGCGATCTGACGCGTCCGCGCGGCGTCGCCGGCAAGCGACGTCAGCGGCAGCTCGACCGCGCGTATGCCTTTATGCCCCAACCGGTCAAGCTCGACGATCGCCTTCGCCCAATGCGCCGCGCCGCCCCAGAAGCCGTGCACGAGGATGATCGTTGGAAGCGCTGCCATGGTCCCGACTCCTGTAGAATTTCGCGAAGCCCGAAGCTAACATGTCCGCCAATGACCTGACAGCGAAGAACGCTGACGGGATTTCGGGGGAGGAATTGATCCATGAAAAAATCGACGCGTGCCCTGCTCGGGCTCGTCCTGCTCGACCTTGTCGTCATCGCCGGCGCCTGGTGGATGATCGACCGGACACAAAGCGGTGCGTGGAACTCGAACGATCCCGCGGGCTCGATCACGATGGTGACGACGACCGCGGGGATGATCGTCGGCGTGGTCACCGTGGTGCTGTTGCTCGCCTTCGTCACCCACCGCCGCGCCGGTAACTGACCGCCGGGCCTTTCGGGACGCCCGCGCTCTCAATCCTCGCTGTTGACGATCACGTCCCAATGATCCTCGACCAGCGCAAAACGCTTGGCCTCCTCGGCCTTGAATGTTGCAAGGTCGGGGAACAAGCGCGCGCCGACTTTCTCCGCAGCGGCGTCATAGCCGGTCGCATTGCCCACGGCGTCCTCGGCGCCGCGATAGGTGATCGTCACGCGCAGATCCCAGCGCGTTCCGCCCGCCATATGGGTGAAGGGGGTCGTCGTCTCGATGCGGGTGATGAAGCCCAGCCGCTTCATCTCGTCCAAGATCGGCTGATGGTTCTTTGCGTAAAGCGCGCGGAACTCGTCCATGCCTCCCCAGCGGATGCGATAATAATATTCGATCGTCACCGGGGTCATCGTCGACGCGGCCGGTGGGGTCTTGGTCACGGACGGCGCGGTTTCGGGCGCCGCAGCGGCCAGAAGCAAAGGCAATATGGAAAGCATGGCCCCTTCCCCCTTCGCACCGAAATCTACGCGCGATAGCGCGGCCATTCAAGGCGCCCAGAAAATAGTCAGCCCTCCCGCCTGGGTCGCAGGGGCGGGAGGGCTGTGTTCCGGGCCGGCATGATCGGCGCGCCCGGAGACGAAAATATTGTGCGGTTCAGCGCGCCGCGGCCTCGCGGACCTTCTGCACCGCGGGGAGCAGCAGGCCGATCAGGATCTGCACCGGGTTCGAGGTCACCATCATGCCGCCTTGCGCGGGCTGCGCCGACTGCGCCATCGCAGGGGTCGCCGACAGGGCGATGGTGAGGGCAAGCATCGGGGTGAGGATCATCTTCTTGGTCATCGTCTCTTCCTTTTCACATTCGTTGATCTGGTTCGAATTTCGTTCGGGTCGCTCCCGATGACCTGCTTATGCCGCACGGCCGATCACCCGGCCGTGATCGCCATCACTCGGCCGAAGAAATTTCACAACTCACGGAAAAGAAAGGAAAGAAACTTATGTTTGGCGTTTGATCCGCACCAGCGCCCCATCGAGCGCCTGCAGGAATTGCGAGCGATCGGCCTTCGAGAAAGGCGGCGGCCCGCCCATTCCCTCGCTCATCCCCGAACGCAGGTCGGCCATGATCGCGCGCGTCGCGATCGCGGGTCCGATCGACGCCATGGTGAAGGGCTTGCCGTTCGGGCCGAGCACGCTCGCCCCCGCCTTCAACGCCCGATCCGCGAGCAGGATATCGGCGGTGACGACGATGCTCCGGTCATTCGCCGCCTCCGCGATCCAGTCGTCGGCGGCATCGAAACCGTCCGAGACGACGACGCGTTCGATCAGCGAATGGTCGGGGACGCGCAGCCGGCTGTTGCTCACGACCTTCACTGCCACCTCGTGCCGCCACGCGACGCGGTAAATTTCGTCCTTCACCGGACAGGCGTCGGCATCGACGAGAATCTGGATGGCATTCGTCATGGGCAAAACGTCAGCCGACCTCGACACCCTTCCAGAAGGCGATGCGGTCGCGGATCGCCTCGGCCGCCTCCTTGGGGTCGGGATAATACCAGGCGGCGTCGGCGTTCATCTGCCCGTTCACCGTGACATGATGATAATGCGCCAGCCCCTTCCACGGACAGATGCTCGTCGTCGCGCTGTCCGACAGCACACCCGCGGCCACCGCGTCGCGCGGAAAATAATGATTGCCCTCGACCACCACCGTGTCGTCGCTGTCGGCGATCACCGCGCCGTTCCACCGTGCCTGCACCATCGATCCGCCTCCAGCGTCAGCCCGCGAGCCCGTCCCACACCAGCTTGGCGCCAAGCAGGACCATCAACAGATAGATGATAACATAGAAACGCGCGCCATCGATCCGTTTCAGCCAGCGCACGGTGAGCAGGGTCGAGACGATCGCGAGCGGCATCAACAGCAGCGCGGCGACGAGCACCTCATGCGGGAAGGCGCCGAGCGCAATATAAGCGGGCACCTTCATCCAGTTGATCGCCGCGAACAGGATCGAACTGGTACCGACAAAGACAAGATGCGGCAGACGGCGCGGCGTCACCCACATCTGGAACGGCGGCCCGCCGGCGTGCGCGATCTGGCTGGTAAAGCCCGTCGCGACCCCGAACAGGCTGCCGACCCAGCCGGGCGAGGTCGACGCCGCAACGACACGACCGCCGCGTTCGACCCATAGGCGATAGAGGCCGAACGCCAGCGTGATCGCACCAAGCGCCGCCATCAGCTTCGCCTCGTCGACGCGCTCGGCATAAAAATAGCCCGCCGCGACGCCCACGGCGGCGCCGGGCAGCATCCATGCGATCACCCAGCCGTCCCACGTCTTACGGAACGACCAGACGCTGACGACGTCCTGCACGATCAGGATCGGAAGCAGCAGCGCGGCGGCGATCGTCGGCGGCAGCACCAATGCAACGAGCGGGGTCGCGAGCGCGCCGACCCCCGACAGGCCGCCCTTGGCGAGCCCGAGCAGGATCACCGCGATGGCGAGCACGAGCAAGGTCAGCGGATCGGCGAGCAGGCTCATTCGGCGGGGACGTCCACCGTTTCGGGCAAACGCCAATCGATCGCGCCGCGCCCCTGCGCCTCAAGAAACGCGTTCGTCTGACTGAACGGCCGCGATCCGAAAAAGCCGTTGTGCGCTGACAGGGGCGAGGGATGCGGCGCGCGCAGGATCAGGTGCGGGCTGCCCACGCCCAGCCCCGCGACATTCGCCGCCTTCTTCTGCGCATGGCTGCCCCACAGGATGAAGACCTTGGGCGCCGGGTCGGCGGCGACCGCGGCGACGACGGCGTCGGTGAATTTTTCCCACCCCTTGCCCTGATGCGAGGCGGCCATGCCGCTCTCGACCGTCAGGCAATTGTTGAGCAGTAGCACGCCTTGGCTTGCCCAGGATTTGAGATAGCCATGCGACGCGCGCGCGATGCCGAGGTCGCTCTGCATTTCCTTGTAGATATTGACGAGGCTCGGCGGCGTCCGCACCCCCGGCTGGACCGAGAAACAGAGCCCATGCGCCTGCCCCGGCCCGTGGTACGGATCCTGCCCCAATATCACGACGCGCACATCCTGCGGCGGCGTCGCGTCGAGCGCCGCGAACCAGTCGCGCGGGCGCGGATAGATCGCCTTGCCCTTCGCGCGCTCCTCGCCGAGAAACGCCTTGAGCGCCGCCATATAGGGCTGCTCGAACTCGCCGCCGATGCGCGCGAGCCAGTCGGGATGCAGTTTGACCTCGGACATGCCCGCGCTTCACCAGAGCAGCGCGGGCTTGTCCAGTACCGTTACCCGGCGACGGGCGCATCGCGGTAATGCCGATCGCATCCGGCACCTCGATGATCGAACATTCCCATGCGGCTGTCTGCGCCTCGGGTGACGATCGCCAACGCGGGCTTGCGGCCTTGCGCAGAATGCTTTGAAGGTTTCCGCCCGACCCTGTACGGGCCCCGGATTGGTTGCTTCCATCGCCTCGCGCCCGGCTTCAGCGCCAGCCGTTCGTATGAAGGCAGATCGTCAGGATTCTGGGTTACAATGAATTATCGCCATAGCTTTCATGCAGGCAATAGCGCCGACGTCGTAAAGCACAGCCTGCTGATTGCCCTCGTGCGGGCGTTGCAGCTTAAAGAGAGCCCGCTCACCCTGATCGACACCCATGCCGGTTGCGGCCTGTACGACCTTGGCGGCGATGAGGCGCAACGCACCGGCGAGGCTGCACAGGGCGTGGTGCGCGCCTTTGCCGACACGAACCCCTTGCTGGACGACTATCGCGCCGCCGTGCAGGCGGTGAATGCCGCGGAAGAACCGCGCCTCTACCCCGGATCGCCGCGTTTCCTGGCACAACTTCTGCGCTCGCAGGATTTTCTGATCCTGAACGAGAAACATCCCGAAGACGTCTATGCCCTGCGCGGCGCCATGCGCGACACTTCCGCGGCCGTGCATCAGCGCGACGCCTACGAGCTCTGGCTGGCGATGCTGCCGCCCCGCACCGCGCGCGGCGTGGTGGTGGTCGACCCGCCGTATGAGCAGACCGATGAACGCGAACGTATCACCGCCACCTTGGCCGCCGCCAGTCGCAAATGGGCGCATGGCGTGACGGTGGTCTGGTACCCGCTGAAGCACCGCGCCACGCATATGCGGTGGAAGGGGCAGCTACGAAAGCTCGGCATCCCGAAGTTTCTGGTGGTGGAGCATTGGTTGTACGATAGCGATCAGCCCGACATCTACAACGGCGCGGGCCTT
Coding sequences within it:
- the ung gene encoding uracil-DNA glycosylase, whose product is MSEVKLHPDWLARIGGEFEQPYMAALKAFLGEERAKGKAIYPRPRDWFAALDATPPQDVRVVILGQDPYHGPGQAHGLCFSVQPGVRTPPSLVNIYKEMQSDLGIARASHGYLKSWASQGVLLLNNCLTVESGMAASHQGKGWEKFTDAVVAAVAADPAPKVFILWGSHAQKKAANVAGLGVGSPHLILRAPHPSPLSAHNGFFGSRPFSQTNAFLEAQGRGAIDWRLPETVDVPAE
- a CDS encoding 23S rRNA (adenine(2030)-N(6))-methyltransferase RlmJ, which translates into the protein MNYRHSFHAGNSADVVKHSLLIALVRALQLKESPLTLIDTHAGCGLYDLGGDEAQRTGEAAQGVVRAFADTNPLLDDYRAAVQAVNAAEEPRLYPGSPRFLAQLLRSQDFLILNEKHPEDVYALRGAMRDTSAAVHQRDAYELWLAMLPPRTARGVVVVDPPYEQTDERERITATLAAASRKWAHGVTVVWYPLKHRATHMRWKGQLRKLGIPKFLVVEHWLYDSDQPDIYNGAGLFIVNPPYAFMQALPPLLEALRAALAPEGHRGKITTDWLGD